GGTGGATCAGGCAGTTTCAAGCTTGAGTATGGTGGATGTTATTTATCTTATGATGGAACCTGATGAGATATTTGCGTCTGAGTTTAACTATATAATGAGCCTGCTGAATGAGCTCAGTACTCCGAAATTTTTGTTGATTAATAAAATTGATGCTTACAAAAGACACGAAATTTATAAGATAGCCGATACCGCCTTTAAAAAGGGTGATTTTAAATATGTTTTACCCATCTCTGCAAAGAAAGGCACCAATGTGGAAAAGCTGCTGAATCTGACTGTCGAAGAGTTTAGCAGTGCCGGTGCTTTTTACGATGAAGAAGAAATTACGTCAGTCCCGGAAAAATTTCTTATTGCAGAATTCGTAAGGGAGCAGGTTTTCAACTATATGAAAGATGAGCTGCCTTATGATACCCTTGTGGAATGTGAAAGTTTGGAAGAGGAAAATGACAAGCTCTTTGCCAGTGTTGCCATAATTGTAAAAAGGGATTCCCAGAAAGGGATGATAATAGGCAGGCAGGGGCAGAATCTTAAAAATATAGGTAAAAGCGCCAGGCAAAATCTTAAAAAGTTTTTTGGAGTTCCAATACATCTTGAATTATGGGTGAAAGTCAAATCGAATTGGCAGGACAGTGATGAGTAT
The nucleotide sequence above comes from Flexistipes sp.. Encoded proteins:
- the era gene encoding GTPase Era; amino-acid sequence: MSKFGVVTIIGRPNVGKSTLLNYILGEKITIISSKPNTTRTVVKGIKTTKDYQAVFVDTPGIHNARDKINRLMVDQAVSSLSMVDVIYLMMEPDEIFASEFNYIMSLLNELSTPKFLLINKIDAYKRHEIYKIADTAFKKGDFKYVLPISAKKGTNVEKLLNLTVEEFSSAGAFYDEEEITSVPEKFLIAEFVREQVFNYMKDELPYDTLVECESLEEENDKLFASVAIIVKRDSQKGMIIGRQGQNLKNIGKSARQNLKKFFGVPIHLELWVKVKSNWQDSDEYLSIQGL